A window of Mucilaginibacter robiniae genomic DNA:
ACCAGATCGGGACTAACTATTAACCGTGTAACAACGGCTAAGCAAAGCGGGGTTCGGCAAATACATTGCATGATCATGTAACAAGTGCTTAGGCTATTCGAATATAAAAAATATATGATAATAAGAAGCTAATTTTACAAATATTTACCTTCTTCGCCTATTTCCTTTAGCATTAAGCAAAACTTATGCTGCGGGTACCTCAATACATCATTAATCAACTATATCATAGTAAAAGAAATTACCCGTGTATTAGTTTGGGTACAACCGATAAAAAAACTATTCCTATAAGGTTTATAGACATAAAAAATCCCCGGCTTTTAGGCCAAGGATTTTTTTATAATGGTGATGGTGCTTATTGGATTAGTATTGCCATAAATCCAACTCCCAATCCATTAATGTTTTTTTCACCTTTTCAGATTCATACAAACGGTCAATGCCTTGGGCATAATCTTTAATACGCTCGTCCTTATCGTTTGATACTTTAACAATTACACTGCTGAACAAACGTTTAACAAAAATATCATCGTAGCTCAGGCCGGTAGCATCATTATTATGGCTAATGGCTTCTTTCGTAGCCAGTACCTGCCGGGCATCCGGAAAATACACCCAGAACATCGGTTGATAATCGGTATCTAAACCGGCTACTTTCAACTTCATCATAGGCGCTATACCAATAATGCGAGGTTCAAATATAGAACGCTGTTTATCAAACACCCAATCTTCTTTAATACGGTAACGTACTACACTATCAGGGTTAAACTCGCCAGCTTGCATTACTGAACCAATCTCGTTACCATCTTTATCAAACTTCTTTATCAGCGTGCTATCAGCTAGCTTAGCTCTGGCTTTACCTGGCGTAAGCGGTGTTGAAAAAGCATCACCTCCCGGATCATCCTTAGTTGGAGCCGGATCGTAAGCGGTTAGCTCACCAGCGCTGATCGCATCCATCAAAATATCGATTAAACGGGCTTTTGGCGAAGCCATAAACGTATTCATCTTTTCCCGCACATCAATTTCACGCCAAATACGTTTGGCATACACTACGTCAGCTTCCCTCAAATTTGGATAAGGCGTTACTTTAGCGCTTAAAATGTTGGTCTTTTTGAAATAACCATCCAATGGGCGCTCAAAAGGCTTGCCGGCCAACTTTCTGGCTGTATCTGCAGATTGTGCATTGAAAGTAGTGCTAGCCGCATTACCCTGTGCTCCCGAAGCATTTACTTGCCGGGCTGGTGTACTACGCCGAGTACGGCGAGTGGTACGACGTTGTGCAAAAGTACTTACGCCCAACAAAAGGAATATGCCTACTACAAAAACCGTTCTTTTCATCTTTTTATCTTAGTTTGCTCTGAACACTATATCATCCAATCCACGTTGCGAGCCATCAGGGCCTACAGCAATAATGTTGGTAAATGCTACGGTAGAACCCGGTGTAAGTAAGCTCATGGCCTGACGCATCTGGCCGGAAAGCTCGCCACCACTGGTTGACAGCGGAATAGGATCTTGCCGAGGACGCAGAATAATCATATTGAAACGGGTAATGTTGAACTTAGCATCAAATTCAAAATTATCCAGTTTGGCAAATAAGCGATCTTGCGCTTTTAGGTTAGCTGTTGCGCTTGTACCACCGCTTTTGCCACCAAATACGGCTTTCGGGTCAGGAATACGCTTTACACGGAACTGTGTTGAACCCAACACTTGATTATGGCCCGGTGAAGCTTCGCCTGATACAGTAACTGTTGCAGTGCCCGGAGAGCTTACTTTAGCCTCGTAAGAGCCGCCTGAACCACTTACCGAACCACCTGTAATGCTTAAATGTAATTTATCTTTCGGAATACCTGGCGCTGAAACCGACAACGGGTTGCCTACACCAATATAAAGTACATTCATTTTATCAGCAGCTACTGTAGCTGATGGTTTTGCTACCTGGTAGGTTTGTGGCGCTGTTTTATACTCTTTAAAAGTACCATCATTCTGGCGTACACGTATGGTACCTACCCAGGTACGGATACCTTCGCCGCTGGTACCTGTAGCGTATTGACCTTTACCATCTACTACTTGTAAACGTGAACCGTTTACAGCAATATCAGGGCTTGATTTAGAATCAGATGCAGTCAGGAACACTTCAGCTTTGTAAGGCTGACCGGCAATGATGTAGCTGCTTGGTGCTACAGCAACAGCTGCAAATTTATCCAGGTTCACTACAGCCTGATCAACTTTACCCAAAATGCGTTTTACCACGTCCGATTCAGCGTTTTTTGCATCAGCCTGCACTTTGTTCAGCGAGGTCATGGCAGCACCCATCGGGATACCATCACCAAAGTAAGCTTCTTCCCATTTCAGTTTAGCATTCCCCTTTTTAGCTTCAGGTGCATCGGCTGATAATGATAGCTTGGTAGTTTCCCGTTCTTTAGGATCAAGCAATGCTAACAGCTTATCACGTGTTTCATCAATCTTTTTGTGCAGGGCTTCACCGTTTTTATGATTAACCATTAAATCGGCTGATATATCCAGGTTATCACGACCTTTATAATCGCCCAGATTTTCGTCGAAGCCACCTGCTTTTTCAATCAACTGCTTTTTTAAACCTTCTACGTAATCGTCCAGCTCCTTAGCAACGGTGCTGGCCTGTTTCGCTTTATCGTAAATAGGCTTAGCCCGGTCAGGCTGCTCTTTCAGCTTTGTTTTTTCAAAGGCATCATAAGTGTTATTAATACCAGTTTGTACATTTGATTTAGATGCCGAAAGGCTGTCGCTGATATTTTTAAATGCATTTAGCAAACTATCGGGCACGTTTAGCGCAACTAAACCCAATAGTACCAAGTACAGAATGCCTATCATTCGCTGCCTTGGGGTTTCTTTACCTCCAGCCATGTGTTGTTGTTAATCTAATAATTGGATGTGTAATGATTGTTAGTTTGGTAATTAATATCAAACACGTGGTTGGTTCATAGCAGTTAGCATGTTACCATAAATGGAGTTTAATGCACCCAGGTTTTTAGCTAAACGGCCTACTTCATCTTTAAAGTTATTAGAATCATCTAATGATTCGTTGAAGTTGCTCATTGTAGCTGATAAATTCTGATAGAATTTATTCATTGATTTCAGGTGAGCACTTGAATCCTGCAGTTCCAGTTCATACACAGCATTTAGTGCACTCAGGTTTTTAGCCAGGCTGGTTACTTGCTCATGGTAAGCTTTAGCATCAGTTCCAGAAGAAGCCAACTCATTCAGATTAGCTGAAGCTTTAGCAAAAGCGCCACTCAAGTTATCATAGCTGGTACCTGCAGCTTTCAGTTTGGTAGCAAATTCGGTAGTAGCAGCTCCGGCATCCGCTACTTTAGAGATAGAAGAAACTTTGTCGCCAAAGGTTCTTAAACCTTCACCTAATGAACCAATCAGTTCCGGATTAATTTTAGCATCAGCCAGCATTTTATCTAGTGCTGCGGTGTGCCCGGTGCTTTGCAGCACAGGTGCTGTAGCGGTGTTGGCAGTAATAGTAGGTTGCTCAGGCCCACCATCAGAAGAGAAGAAACCTAAAAGTGCAAACAAGAAAGCTTCTGTACCTAAACCTACAGTAATGAAGGTAGAGGCATAAGGCCAGTGTTGAATTTTAAATAATAAGCCAATAATTACTACGGTGGCACCGAAGTTAATTACGCTGCCTACCCATGCTGGGGCTTGTTTTTTGTTAGCCATAAATTTGATGTTGCTGTTTAATTTGGTGTTAGTTAGTTTTAAATAAGATCTTTTATACGATGGGAGTTATCGTTTGTCTCTGAAATCACGACCCACAAAGTGTGATACGCAACGGAAACCAATGTAGGCCTTTGCACTATCCTGATACTCATAAGTACGAGTTGAATTTTGCAGAAAATAGCCAATATCTTTCCATGAGCCGCCGCGTACTACTTTACGCTTCATTACCTCAGGATCGGTAGATTTAGCATCGTAGTTAAAAGTAGGGTTCATATCGTGCACAAAGGTAGATGAGGATTCATCAAAGGCAGATAAAGTCCATTCGGCTACGTTACCGGCCATGTTATATAGGCCATAATCATTCGGGAAGTAGGAGCGTACTGATACAGTAGTAGGACCACCATCATCAGTATAGTTACCACGACCAGGTTTAAAGTTAGCCTGCAAACAACCTTTTGAATTTTTAATATAAGGACCACCCCAAGGATAATCTGTGCCAATACGGCCACCACGCGCTGCATATTCAAATTCAGCTTCAGTTGGTAAGCTATAATCTAAACGGCGGGGTAAATGGCGGGCATCTTTATAATTTTCATTATAACGCTGACGCCAAATGGTAAACGCACGTGCCTGACGCCAATTAACGCCTACTACCGGATAATTCTGGTAAGCCGGATGTGAAAAATAACCTTCTACCATGGGTTCGTTAGCTGCATAAGCAAAGTCATTCAGCCAAACCAACGTATCGGGGTAAATAGCTATAGTATCACGGAAAATGAAATCAGAACGTTTTTTGGTTTTATCAAAGCGTAAGTTAGAAGCTTCACGCAAGTTGGTTATGGTATAGTTATACTTCAGCAAGCGAACATCCAGTTCATTTCGCCCCAAAATCTGATCATCGCCCTGGTAATACATACCTTGCAGCTTGCCTGAGTTTGAAGCTTGTCCTTTACGGGCACCGTTCCAAACCGGGTATTTTTTTACATAATCCCAGTTAATGTATTTTTTATTGCCTGCTGCGTTAGCATCTTTAGGCTTAACGTAATATTTATCGTCGTTCAGGTAGGTAGTAATAGCGATAGAGTCGCGCACCCAATTTACAAATTGGTGGTACTGGCTGTTACTCACCTCAGTTTGGTCCATGAAAAATGGAGAAACGGTAACCTGCTTGGTTTGTGAAATTTGTGCAAAGGTTACATCCTGATCGGTTTGCCCCATCAAGAAAGAGCCACCTGGCACGTACACCATGTTATAAGGCAGTTCGGGTCTGAATAAACGCTGACGAACGCCAACCACCTCTCCCCTATCACTGGTACCACAACCACTCCATACCGCACCTGACAATAACAATAAAAGAAAGTAAAATCTCCTCATCTCCAAATTGATATTCAATTACATTAATATTTAAAAGCTAATATAATTCGTTTTTGTTCTAAAAGAACTTAACACTCGATAAACCCTTAAAATGAAGGGATGAATCTATTAAAAACTTATAAGCTTTTAAAAGCAATGGCTTAAATACCAAACCGTAATTGCTTATATTAGCTTACAAGCGAGTTATACGCTAATTACGATAAAAAGTTAAGCGAAAAGAAAGAAGAATTACTAATTATTTATTTACCATTTTGACATATTGCTCAATGGCCATAGTCATGGAAGGCGCGCCAGGTGTTGGGGCAGGTATATCTAGAATAAGCCCGGCATCTAACACAGCCTTATGCGTTGTTACTCCGAAGGCAGCAATACGGGTATTATTTTGTTTAAAATCAGGAAAGTTTTGATACAGGGATAATATACTTGATGGGCTAAAAAATGCAATTACATCATAAAATACATCAGCCAAATCAGATAAATCACTACATACGGTACGGAACAGCACTGCCGGCGTAAAGTTATAGCCGTTTTCAGATAAGAACTTCTGCGTTTCTTCAGCAGCTACGTCAGAACAAGGATACAAGAATTTTTCGCCCGAATGCTTTTTCAATACTTCAGCCAGATCGCTGGCCGTTTGTTTACCGAAAAATATTTTACGCTTGCGATACTGAATATACTTTTGCAGGTATAAGGCTATAGTTTCAGATAAACAGAAGTACTTCATATCTACCGGAACTTCAAAACGCATCTCTTCACAAATGCGGAAAAAGTGGTCGGCAGAGTTACGGCTGGTAAAGATAACGGCGGTGAAATCAGCCAGGTTAATTCTTTCTTTACGGAAATCCTTAGCCGGTACGCCCTCCACGTGAATGAAAGACCTGAAATCAATTTTCAGATTTAGCTTTTTAGCTAGTTCTGCGTAAGGATTTTTGTCGTTTTCAGGTTTAGGTAAAGTAACCAATATACTTTTAACCTTTTTCTTTCTGTCTTCCAATGTGTGTTCTTTAACTACCTAAGTGTTAACTTTTAAGTGCCTTAACCAATATTAATATCGGGCAGATTTCAAGGGCACAAAGATAGGTAAATAAATAAAATTTATGAAATCTAAAACTCGAAATAATATTAACGCTACTACGCAAATATTGCCATATAAAGATAACCACCACCAACAGTAGCGCCACTACCAGCACATAAGGTATATAAGATGCTGCCAGCAGGCTAATGCACAGAGATACAGGCAAAAACACAAAAGTGATATTAAAGTAGGTTAAATACAGTATGGATATGTACTCTCCAACCAAACGGTTAACATTAAACACAAAACCTATAAACCGAAGCACAAAGAGTTTTAGGGCAAACAGCACAATAATAAGCAAGGCAAATGACAGAAATAATTGTATGCCGCTGATGCGATAATAAATTTCAAAATAGGCGGTAAGCTGGTACAAAAACAAGCCGAAAGTAAGCCCAAACAGCAGAAATAACCCCACAAACGTCCATGAGTTGAGCAGGT
This region includes:
- the porN gene encoding type IX secretion system ring subunit PorN/GldN gives rise to the protein MKRTVFVVGIFLLLGVSTFAQRRTTRRTRRSTPARQVNASGAQGNAASTTFNAQSADTARKLAGKPFERPLDGYFKKTNILSAKVTPYPNLREADVVYAKRIWREIDVREKMNTFMASPKARLIDILMDAISAGELTAYDPAPTKDDPGGDAFSTPLTPGKARAKLADSTLIKKFDKDGNEIGSVMQAGEFNPDSVVRYRIKEDWVFDKQRSIFEPRIIGIAPMMKLKVAGLDTDYQPMFWVYFPDARQVLATKEAISHNNDATGLSYDDIFVKRLFSSVIVKVSNDKDERIKDYAQGIDRLYESEKVKKTLMDWELDLWQY
- the porM gene encoding type IX secretion system motor protein PorM/GldM, whose amino-acid sequence is MAGGKETPRQRMIGILYLVLLGLVALNVPDSLLNAFKNISDSLSASKSNVQTGINNTYDAFEKTKLKEQPDRAKPIYDKAKQASTVAKELDDYVEGLKKQLIEKAGGFDENLGDYKGRDNLDISADLMVNHKNGEALHKKIDETRDKLLALLDPKERETTKLSLSADAPEAKKGNAKLKWEEAYFGDGIPMGAAMTSLNKVQADAKNAESDVVKRILGKVDQAVVNLDKFAAVAVAPSSYIIAGQPYKAEVFLTASDSKSSPDIAVNGSRLQVVDGKGQYATGTSGEGIRTWVGTIRVRQNDGTFKEYKTAPQTYQVAKPSATVAADKMNVLYIGVGNPLSVSAPGIPKDKLHLSITGGSVSGSGGSYEAKVSSPGTATVTVSGEASPGHNQVLGSTQFRVKRIPDPKAVFGGKSGGTSATANLKAQDRLFAKLDNFEFDAKFNITRFNMIILRPRQDPIPLSTSGGELSGQMRQAMSLLTPGSTVAFTNIIAVGPDGSQRGLDDIVFRAN
- the porL gene encoding type IX secretion system motor protein PorL/GldL, yielding MANKKQAPAWVGSVINFGATVVIIGLLFKIQHWPYASTFITVGLGTEAFLFALLGFFSSDGGPEQPTITANTATAPVLQSTGHTAALDKMLADAKINPELIGSLGEGLRTFGDKVSSISKVADAGAATTEFATKLKAAGTSYDNLSGAFAKASANLNELASSGTDAKAYHEQVTSLAKNLSALNAVYELELQDSSAHLKSMNKFYQNLSATMSNFNESLDDSNNFKDEVGRLAKNLGALNSIYGNMLTAMNQPRV
- the porK gene encoding T9SS ring complex lipoprotein PorK/GldK is translated as MRRFYFLLLLLSGAVWSGCGTSDRGEVVGVRQRLFRPELPYNMVYVPGGSFLMGQTDQDVTFAQISQTKQVTVSPFFMDQTEVSNSQYHQFVNWVRDSIAITTYLNDDKYYVKPKDANAAGNKKYINWDYVKKYPVWNGARKGQASNSGKLQGMYYQGDDQILGRNELDVRLLKYNYTITNLREASNLRFDKTKKRSDFIFRDTIAIYPDTLVWLNDFAYAANEPMVEGYFSHPAYQNYPVVGVNWRQARAFTIWRQRYNENYKDARHLPRRLDYSLPTEAEFEYAARGGRIGTDYPWGGPYIKNSKGCLQANFKPGRGNYTDDGGPTTVSVRSYFPNDYGLYNMAGNVAEWTLSAFDESSSTFVHDMNPTFNYDAKSTDPEVMKRKVVRGGSWKDIGYFLQNSTRTYEYQDSAKAYIGFRCVSHFVGRDFRDKR
- a CDS encoding uroporphyrinogen-III synthase, which gives rise to MEDRKKKVKSILVTLPKPENDKNPYAELAKKLNLKIDFRSFIHVEGVPAKDFRKERINLADFTAVIFTSRNSADHFFRICEEMRFEVPVDMKYFCLSETIALYLQKYIQYRKRKIFFGKQTASDLAEVLKKHSGEKFLYPCSDVAAEETQKFLSENGYNFTPAVLFRTVCSDLSDLADVFYDVIAFFSPSSILSLYQNFPDFKQNNTRIAAFGVTTHKAVLDAGLILDIPAPTPGAPSMTMAIEQYVKMVNK